A region from the Acyrthosiphon pisum isolate AL4f chromosome A1, pea_aphid_22Mar2018_4r6ur, whole genome shotgun sequence genome encodes:
- the LOC100167220 gene encoding heat shock 70 kDa protein 12A-like isoform X2, translating into MMNFAAADTSYHERRRGRVFVDDPLSSLEQEILLFRHNNIQKFQQVLGCVEEEPEYRLDDIECALRYNSLDSGIPTEYDEDDVANSINTTLNRLISLSLEQQCFRQPDGDECTTAMSSFTAAAPAAVKSNNNCCSPVPLNETYNLVEEVYVNRDQCHTTELQVLDESPEDGIVVAIDIGTTYTGYAYSFRRSGRITVMKKPDYESDTIVDGQKIPTALLLSPDFNFHSFGTAARDYFHDMHPEEAHKWYYFDKFKMFLYNKDVISKETHIMAANSVSLPATRILTEALRHLRYLILEELTERCSEALSLDSISWILTVPAIWNKTTRQLMKEIAIEAGLGSLENPEAVTIVLEPEAAAVHCRSARLKNTKVLSNINYQDTYETDYCVLNEIGEGCNYLVVNCGGGTVDVTIHQVCRTVNRLPISKLHKPSAGVCGSLSVDIEFVKLLCALFGFGFMSDFKLQRPAAYMELLQRFEEAKKSVSSKVRAPIVIRPPYAFIEHYLKYSDKDVSDAVRDYGSDAIVWNELDGVFILHYLAIEPLFLPSFACISEQINNIVNEDQKVTHMFLVGGYSQSLWLQEKIAERFSDRLKIILPDMAFVSVLRGAVMYDLNRSDTPAYKAKHSYAVGIIKPFVDNTHPIEKLVIKDGKRWCTDLLDYLIEENDCIRDNETVIKKYTPANSSQDSIVINIYLVHNLSAKFVTDDGVSKCGSLKLTRNEDVQLSKELLVQIGFCGQGEVVATALDIASGTRVDAQIAETDC; encoded by the exons ATGATGAACTTTGCAGCAGCCGACACGTCGTACCACGAACGCAGGAGGGGACGAGTGTTCGTTGACGATCCGCTGTCTAGTCTCGAACAAGAGATACTGCTGTTCAGACATAACAACATCCAGAAATTTCAACAag TCTTAGGTTGCGTGGAAGAGGAACCGGAATACAGGCTGGACGACATAGAATGCGCATTGCGCTACAACTCGCTCGACTCCGGCATCCCGACCGAGTACGACGAAGACGACGTCGCCAACTCGATAAACACGACTCTGAACAG GTTGATATCGTTGTCGCTGGAACAGCAGTGTTTCCGACAACCCGACGGGGATGAGTGTACGACCGCGATGAGCAGTTTTACCGCCGCCGCACCGGCCGCCGTCAAGTCCAACAACAACTGCTGTAGCCCTGTGCCGTTGAATGAAACTTACAATCTGGTCGAAGAAGTATACGTCAACCGGGACCAATGTCACACGACCGAGCTCCAGGTGCTGGACGAATCGCCCGAAGACGGTATCGTGGTGGCAATCGACATCGGTACGACTTACACCGGTTACGCGTATTCGTTCAGACGGTCCGGCAGAATTACTGTCATGAAGAAACCCGACT ACGAAAGCGACACGATAGTAGATGGTCAAAAAATACCCACGGCTCTGCTGTTGTCGCcagatttcaattttcattcgTTTGGAACGGCGGCCCGTGATTATTTCCACGATATGCACCCGGAGGAAGCACACAAGTGGTACTACTTTGATaagttcaaaatgtttttatacaataaagac gTAATCTCTAAAGAAACTCATATAATGGCCGCCAACAGCGTGTCTCTTCCGGCCACGCGCATATTGACCGAGGCTTTGCGACAtcttagatatttaattttagaagaaCTTACTGAACGGTGTTCCGAAGCCTTGAGTCTGGATTCAATTTCGTGGATACTGACCGTGCCGGCTATTTGGAATAAAACTACCAGGCAATTGATGAAAGAAATCGCAATAGAG GCTGGGTTAGGTAGTTTGGAAAATCCAGAAGCCGTGACTATAGTTTTGGAGCCTGAAGCAGCAGCTGTACATTGTCGCAGTGCACGGCTCAAAAATACCAAAGTTctttctaatattaattatcaggaTACCTACGAAACTGACTATTGTGTTTTGAACGAAATAGGcgaag GATGTAACTATTTAGTTGTTAATTGTGGTGGTGGTACAGTAGACGTAACAATTCATCAAGTGTGCCGTACTGTCAACCGATTGCCGATCAGTAAGCTGCATAAACCTTCAGCAGGCGTCTGTGGATCTCTAA GTGTAGATATAGAATTTGTTAAGCTCCTGTGTGCATTATTCGGTTTTGGATTCATGTCAGATTTTAAACTTCAACGACCTGCGGCTTATATGGAACTCCTTCAAAGGTTTGAAGAAGCTAAAAAGTCAGTGTCCAGCAAAGTGAGAGCGCCTATAGTTATAAGGCCTCCGTACGCGTTTATCGAACACTACTTGAAGTATTCAGACAAAGAc GTATCCGACGCCGTGAGAGATTACGGATCAGACGCGATCGTGTGGAATGAACTGGACGGTGTTTTCATTTTACACTATTTGGCCATTGAGCCGCTTTTTCTGCCAAGCTTTGCGTGCATCTCGGAA CAAATTAACAACATAGTAAACGAAGACCAAAAAGTCACTCACATGTTTTTGGTCGGAGGTTACTCTCAGTCATTGTGGCTCCAAGAAAAGATCGCCGAGCGTTTTAGCGACCGTTTGAAAATAATCTTACCCGACATGGCTTTTGTCAGTGTACTCCGCGGGGCCGTCATGTACGACTTGAACAGGTCGGATACTCCGGCGTACAAAGCCAAACACAGTTACGCCGTGGGCATAATTAAACCATTCGTCGACAACACTCATCCAATCG AAAAACTCGTCATAAAAGACGGCAAGCGTTGGTGTACAGACTTGCTGGATTACCTCATCGAAGAAAACGATTGTATTAGGGATAATGAAACggtcataaaaaaatacactccCGCGAACTCTTCGCAGGATTCGATCGTAATcaatatatacctagttcatAATCTATCTGCAAAG TTCGTTACGGACGACGGAGTGTCAAAGTGTGGTTCGTTAAAATTGACGAGAAACGAAGACGTCCAATTGTCAAAAGAACTGTTGGTACAAATAGGATTTTGTGGTCAAGGAGAAGTGGTCGCGACCGCTTTAGATATAGCTAGTGGCACTCGAGTGGATGCTCAGATCGCTGAAACTGATTGCTGA
- the LOC100167220 gene encoding heat shock 70 kDa protein 12A-like isoform X1 gives MFTNSKKSEFAYAIEPEAAVYQIHDRREPPAMMNFAAADTSYHERRRGRVFVDDPLSSLEQEILLFRHNNIQKFQQVLGCVEEEPEYRLDDIECALRYNSLDSGIPTEYDEDDVANSINTTLNRLISLSLEQQCFRQPDGDECTTAMSSFTAAAPAAVKSNNNCCSPVPLNETYNLVEEVYVNRDQCHTTELQVLDESPEDGIVVAIDIGTTYTGYAYSFRRSGRITVMKKPDYESDTIVDGQKIPTALLLSPDFNFHSFGTAARDYFHDMHPEEAHKWYYFDKFKMFLYNKDVISKETHIMAANSVSLPATRILTEALRHLRYLILEELTERCSEALSLDSISWILTVPAIWNKTTRQLMKEIAIEAGLGSLENPEAVTIVLEPEAAAVHCRSARLKNTKVLSNINYQDTYETDYCVLNEIGEGCNYLVVNCGGGTVDVTIHQVCRTVNRLPISKLHKPSAGVCGSLSVDIEFVKLLCALFGFGFMSDFKLQRPAAYMELLQRFEEAKKSVSSKVRAPIVIRPPYAFIEHYLKYSDKDVSDAVRDYGSDAIVWNELDGVFILHYLAIEPLFLPSFACISEQINNIVNEDQKVTHMFLVGGYSQSLWLQEKIAERFSDRLKIILPDMAFVSVLRGAVMYDLNRSDTPAYKAKHSYAVGIIKPFVDNTHPIEKLVIKDGKRWCTDLLDYLIEENDCIRDNETVIKKYTPANSSQDSIVINIYLVHNLSAKFVTDDGVSKCGSLKLTRNEDVQLSKELLVQIGFCGQGEVVATALDIASGTRVDAQIAETDC, from the exons AGCCACCAGCCATGATGAACTTTGCAGCAGCCGACACGTCGTACCACGAACGCAGGAGGGGACGAGTGTTCGTTGACGATCCGCTGTCTAGTCTCGAACAAGAGATACTGCTGTTCAGACATAACAACATCCAGAAATTTCAACAag TCTTAGGTTGCGTGGAAGAGGAACCGGAATACAGGCTGGACGACATAGAATGCGCATTGCGCTACAACTCGCTCGACTCCGGCATCCCGACCGAGTACGACGAAGACGACGTCGCCAACTCGATAAACACGACTCTGAACAG GTTGATATCGTTGTCGCTGGAACAGCAGTGTTTCCGACAACCCGACGGGGATGAGTGTACGACCGCGATGAGCAGTTTTACCGCCGCCGCACCGGCCGCCGTCAAGTCCAACAACAACTGCTGTAGCCCTGTGCCGTTGAATGAAACTTACAATCTGGTCGAAGAAGTATACGTCAACCGGGACCAATGTCACACGACCGAGCTCCAGGTGCTGGACGAATCGCCCGAAGACGGTATCGTGGTGGCAATCGACATCGGTACGACTTACACCGGTTACGCGTATTCGTTCAGACGGTCCGGCAGAATTACTGTCATGAAGAAACCCGACT ACGAAAGCGACACGATAGTAGATGGTCAAAAAATACCCACGGCTCTGCTGTTGTCGCcagatttcaattttcattcgTTTGGAACGGCGGCCCGTGATTATTTCCACGATATGCACCCGGAGGAAGCACACAAGTGGTACTACTTTGATaagttcaaaatgtttttatacaataaagac gTAATCTCTAAAGAAACTCATATAATGGCCGCCAACAGCGTGTCTCTTCCGGCCACGCGCATATTGACCGAGGCTTTGCGACAtcttagatatttaattttagaagaaCTTACTGAACGGTGTTCCGAAGCCTTGAGTCTGGATTCAATTTCGTGGATACTGACCGTGCCGGCTATTTGGAATAAAACTACCAGGCAATTGATGAAAGAAATCGCAATAGAG GCTGGGTTAGGTAGTTTGGAAAATCCAGAAGCCGTGACTATAGTTTTGGAGCCTGAAGCAGCAGCTGTACATTGTCGCAGTGCACGGCTCAAAAATACCAAAGTTctttctaatattaattatcaggaTACCTACGAAACTGACTATTGTGTTTTGAACGAAATAGGcgaag GATGTAACTATTTAGTTGTTAATTGTGGTGGTGGTACAGTAGACGTAACAATTCATCAAGTGTGCCGTACTGTCAACCGATTGCCGATCAGTAAGCTGCATAAACCTTCAGCAGGCGTCTGTGGATCTCTAA GTGTAGATATAGAATTTGTTAAGCTCCTGTGTGCATTATTCGGTTTTGGATTCATGTCAGATTTTAAACTTCAACGACCTGCGGCTTATATGGAACTCCTTCAAAGGTTTGAAGAAGCTAAAAAGTCAGTGTCCAGCAAAGTGAGAGCGCCTATAGTTATAAGGCCTCCGTACGCGTTTATCGAACACTACTTGAAGTATTCAGACAAAGAc GTATCCGACGCCGTGAGAGATTACGGATCAGACGCGATCGTGTGGAATGAACTGGACGGTGTTTTCATTTTACACTATTTGGCCATTGAGCCGCTTTTTCTGCCAAGCTTTGCGTGCATCTCGGAA CAAATTAACAACATAGTAAACGAAGACCAAAAAGTCACTCACATGTTTTTGGTCGGAGGTTACTCTCAGTCATTGTGGCTCCAAGAAAAGATCGCCGAGCGTTTTAGCGACCGTTTGAAAATAATCTTACCCGACATGGCTTTTGTCAGTGTACTCCGCGGGGCCGTCATGTACGACTTGAACAGGTCGGATACTCCGGCGTACAAAGCCAAACACAGTTACGCCGTGGGCATAATTAAACCATTCGTCGACAACACTCATCCAATCG AAAAACTCGTCATAAAAGACGGCAAGCGTTGGTGTACAGACTTGCTGGATTACCTCATCGAAGAAAACGATTGTATTAGGGATAATGAAACggtcataaaaaaatacactccCGCGAACTCTTCGCAGGATTCGATCGTAATcaatatatacctagttcatAATCTATCTGCAAAG TTCGTTACGGACGACGGAGTGTCAAAGTGTGGTTCGTTAAAATTGACGAGAAACGAAGACGTCCAATTGTCAAAAGAACTGTTGGTACAAATAGGATTTTGTGGTCAAGGAGAAGTGGTCGCGACCGCTTTAGATATAGCTAGTGGCACTCGAGTGGATGCTCAGATCGCTGAAACTGATTGCTGA